A window of Solanum stenotomum isolate F172 chromosome 9, ASM1918654v1, whole genome shotgun sequence genomic DNA:
TAGTTTTTTCTCCCAATTTTTTCTCTTGgttctttcatatttttcaattttatgagTTAAGTTCAAGTCTGCTATAGTAATTGTTCTGCCTTAACTCTCTCTATGTTCTGCcacattcattttcttttttggatcCAACAAAGACCTCAAAATTCATGTCGGTATTTTCCTTCAttgaattacttttttttatcttcttctcaTTGTGTAGATGCCCTTtgaatcttgaactttcttctaGGAAAATGTGTTTGATTGGTAGTAGCTTGGACACTCTACAAGACAAGTTCAAGTGCAGTGGCAGATTTTCTTGCCTCTTTTCTAACAATCGTGCTTTCATTTCAAAATTAGCTTTAATGTTGAAAATTCGAGTATCCTGAATAACAATGGATAATTTTTACTGATCGGCTCTAAATGTCTATATACCTAACTTACTGATTGTCTTCGAGTTTGATGTAAAGACTAAAGACTGACTGAACAGTACAGTGAAGGATGTTTGCTTAAAGAAATGAATAATAGACCTATTTTCTAGAGGGAAGTGTCGATACATATACGAGTTAATTAAGATTGCGGCTCTATTGATTATCTTTGATTCTTGAATCTAAACTTAGTGCAACATTCTAATAAAGATACTCCTTTGATGATGAATGAAGAATGACAATGATATTTCTATATAGCACTCTAACTTATCACCATTTTCTAACATACAGAGACTTTGTTTAAATTTGTCTATTGAATTTGTTTTCTCCACTGTTTTTAAATCAGTCTCTTGTGTCTTTCATGCTGGCTATTGAGAGAGAACCATGTAACTATTGTTGACTAATACTGATTCTCTGCTtatcttctactactactaatcatgataaaaaaaatgtagtttGGTGTACACATTAGGTGTCGGTAACTTTTTTCCTTCAAACTATTCCAGCAAAGAAGGCAAGTGTTAGAGCAACAGAGTAAAATTGTCTCTGTCTGACCTATGGTCACTGGTTCAAGTCATGGGATCAACCATTTATTCTTGTGTCAAGGTAGGTTGCCTACATCCCGCCAACATTATATTTCATAGAGCTTGTGTGCACTTACCAAACTACCATGCCCCTCCGTCCACAACAATTAGCACATACACCTAATAACAAGGACATCACAGTAAAATTACTTTGTTATCGTAATCGAATAGACCCCATGAAATATAGTTGGACtggttatttttttctttaacttctTTAATAACAATTAAGATTCTACATTAACACTTGACTAATAGTAAATGGGCTTGCTCTGTTCTTTTTTCCATcataaagttttattttttcatgttgcTTCTAAATTAAAACTTGTATCCTTTTAATTATAATCTTTTATCCTTTTAGGTGAAccaatgaaataaaaaatgttggATGCATAAAAATATAAGCTATAATTAATCTCTCTTTTTCTAAGACAAACGCCTTAAGCTTTAAATTTTTGGGGACCtaatatttttatcaagaagaagatatatgaTGTGCGCGTTAGAGGGATAGTTTATTGTCTAGCTACCAGATAGTCATTATGGAGTATTTCAAATTGTGTCCAAGGGAAAAAACATAAGCACATAAGAGGTTCACAAGAAGAAGGAAATAGTCCAGGTTCGTATCATTTCTTGTTTTGCTATGACACAAATAATGATTACCCTGACATGTATACATGTAGCTGTTTTTTCGCTCAAATAGTTGTTTTGTTCTATGGCTTAGCCATGAAATACTGTTATTTGGGTGCTTTAAAGATCATAGTTCGTCTTCACGAGCTCACTTGAATGTTTGAAGGATTTCATATTATTTGGAGTGGCGAGGAAACAAATTCCTTAGCTAGATTGTGTTATTATGAGGATAAcgaatatcttattggtttggttatcggtttaagGTGTTTACAAACTGATAAACCGAATCAGTAATTCACAAAATGGATCGAACCGATTGATAAGCACCCCTATTAAGTCCATGgaattaacaacttaacataGTGGTAGGTTTAAAGAAGCCAAGTACCTGCTTTTGACACAAGATTTCTTTAGGAGGAATTCAGTTGTCTTTTAAATGCTTGGCCagattttctttttgctttgGAATTAgctaattttgagtttttcttttaCCCTTTCTATTATAATCCTTTTCCTTTGTGCTATGTGTAATTGCAGGTTCAACTCAAAAGCTAAGTTGGTCGAACATCTCAATCTTAAATATTCATCTTCTGCAATCATTTTGTGCCTCACTTCGGAGTGTGCCTTAATTTTTTCTCCATCGTTGCACCAGACTGTTCTATTATTTATGGTGAGTTTCGTTTGAATTTTGTTTCCTCTTTTGTGTTTGTATTGTATCGACTAATATTGCACATGTAGAGCTATTTCTTCGTATCTCTCGCTCCGATCTTTTATAGTTCATGTGAATTTAGTTCATTGTGGGATGAATTGAACTTCAATCTCTGAAAATAAGTGTTATCTATCTTCTTATATTTCAATACTCTGTTTTAGTTgttgttttcctttttgataTGTGTATGTGTTCgttaataaaatttttcatttattctttcttaaaaatatagaagctATTTTCATATGTtgcaaaattaaataacatagtGCTTTTGGAAGGTTCAAATTCTAGTGGAGCTAGATCAAAACActatagatatttttttcccTATTTGCTTAAAGTTGGTGAGTAGAGTTACCAGATACTTATATTGGTTCATTGTCTAGGTTAGTGTAAGGTGGCTTGGACACTGCAATTCGACAACACTATGAATATTCAATCATATCTTCTAACTCCCCAACCATTCAGATTTCTCCCAAGAATAATATTACGTCAGTTATTGCTTTATATACTTTGATAGACAATAATTTTCCTTCAGGTTGAACTGCTCCAATGGATCTAAAATTCAAATGACAAGCAAAACAAGTTTTTCACAAATTACAGGACTaaaatcaattgattttataAGCAATGAACCAATGTCGGCATCTCTTTTCAAGTTTTTCCCTATTTCCTTGGCCTTCCCTCAAACTTTAGTCTTCATCATACTTTGGATCTTTAGTCATTAAAGTTGTCATGattaaattgttgaatttaatggTGGTTGACTTGACGAAAATGAAGGTGCAAGCTAGAGTTAGTTCATATGATATATGACATGATATGATACTTTTTATCAGAAGGTGGTGATTAGATCTTTAGAAGATAATTACTaagtatcatattttttattgtaatgaAACCTGAACATTTTGCCTAGGTATCATGAAAGTGGAGCATCTAAAAGTATTCTTGGTACTATAGTAGAGCTTTAGAATTATAGTATACAGAAAAAGAGTACATATTGAACATCAATGAGTTGCGTACACTTACTCTTTTACCAGTAATTTATTTGTCCATATTTTTTCATGCTTTTAAGTTGACATTCAATTTTTCCATGTCTTATATTTAACAATAACAAATTCActcattcttgaaaaataaatgtataaGTGTGTGTTTGTATTTTGTGAGATTTCATATCAATGAATTGTTGagaattttctattttagataCATTGTGACAATGAAGAATGAGGTGAGCTAAATGAAGAAATAATCTCCAATACTTCTGTCATACttctttaaaaaagaagaagatagagaaaCTACTCACAAAACTGTAGTTGCGTTACATTTGTAAACCTGCAATTATATCTATATAATACATAgattacaatttttatttttattttgaaagtaGCTCGTAAATAGATGACCCTTCATGGATATGAAAAATTTTCGTTACAACAACGTCATGTAAACAATATGAAGCTTTTATAGATGTAAATAATGTGTCATTTTGTAACCAAGTGACATCATTAAATTTTGCACAACTTAAAGAATTTTGTTGTTAAATGCCTATAAACAATAAGATTCTAGATTTTTGTACATTGTGAGAGTTGCAAAGATGAAGTGTAAACATCATAAAGTTTATGAAGTATAGTTGTGGCAATATGCAGAAACATGACACTATCAAAAGAAGAATGGTACTTGCTTGTGCTAGGTAAAATTTGTTGGAGTGTGAACATCTTGTCTATGATACTGGGATTTACTTTTATAGCAAAAAAGTTTCATTCACTTAAGGATATTCTTGCTTTGGGACTATATTACTTGGAGTTGGAATTATTTCCAAACATATGCCCCTATTCTTATGCAACTCTACCCATGATGGTGATGCATCTTGCCTGTGAACTCTATGATTTAATGGTAAGCATGGCCTAATGCATGTTGTGTCGCTAAGACTTACTTTATCTAATCGTATTGATCAGATTAAAGCATAATCATTGTAATTCTAGCATCATACATGATTATCCTATTAATAGCCTTATTTTCATTAAGTCCCAATTTCCAAGATAGTTTGGTTAAGACAAGTCAACCTTTAAACCTTAAGATTATGCTTGCATTGGGTATGTCCATACATGATATATGAATTCCTCTTACTCGACCTCTTATTCTCTgtcatatttttctaatttctgTTTTAAATTCTTCCCATGATGTGTTGCTCTATATATGGTCCACCAGGCATTGGGAAGACCTTGCAAAGGTTGTAGTACATCATACNtcatatttttctaatttctgTTTTAAATTCTTCCCATGGTGTGTTGCTCTATATATGGTCCACCAGGCACTGGGACGACCTTGCAAAGGTTGTAGTACATCATACTACCACGACCTTCATATGGGTAGATGGTGGTGGTATAATGATAGTAAAATAGTTGAGCACTTATGGAGTTGTGTTTACTCagtaatttacttattttaatgtAAAATGTGGTCAAAGTTTTGATGACTTGCAAGTAAAGAAGCATTCTGGAAACAACTTAATcttattttcaaatcaaatgcCTAATAGTAATAAGTAGTTTATGCCTTGCAATACTTGATTAtgacaaaattttatatttttttagaattctAGCAAAATAGCTAACCCCTTCTCTCCCAAAGTAGATCATTACTCgagtttataaaaatattttctggaaTTATGTTTTATGGTACCAAATTGCCTGatacaattcatcaatttataCTTGAAACCCATCATATATAGTCTTTTTCTCTGCTGCTTgttttgatcttgaattgagAGAATTGTTTCTTATTGACCAAAAAAATAGGTTAAAGCGGTTACAATTATACACCTCAAActtttagccaaaaaaaaaatagatgttgCAAAATCGAATATGTTGGAAGGTGCTAAGCACGGCCATGCCTATCTAGTATATAGAAATGCCATCAAAGGGATGACCAAGGTAGAATTGTCTTTTCCAAATTGTCTAGAAACATCCTTTCTTCTCCAAAAACACAGAAGTAGAAACATTGACTATTCTCCAAAGCTAAAACAGAGCAGCCCTTCAATTCTCCATCTTCAGCTTTTAAAGAATACTTAGAACGACCTTTTTCAGCGCCATAGTTGTCGGTGACAACACAACTGTGAGATTAATTACTACGTGGTCGTCCAACTCCGACGTTTGGAGTCACAAGGATGATTCAAAATTGCTGCCCTTCAAATATCGACATTGCATAAGTTAAGTAATCTAATCCTTTGGTTATAGTCTGCTACATGTTATTCCTAATGCATTAATGATTAAACCTATGTAATGTCTCATTGAAGTCTAAACCACTATAAGCTTATTGTGAGCAGTAGGCATGTATTTGTGAATTTGATGTTTTTCAAAGTGACAATAAAGTAAAACGCTTTTTATTGAAGATAAGAAGGGAAATGGCCCTCACTGGCATGAATTAGAGACatttacaaaattaatatttcgAATGATATGGTTATGGCTCAAGTAGAAGGtgtaagattaaatactttcAGGATCTTGAATAcgataatcttacatagagatTGTTAGGGGCACAAATCTGATGCAGAAGACATCATCACAGAGAGAAGCGGAAGCGTTAGTTgtaaattggtttctacctcTTTGCCCTAACTTTATGTTACCACAACCATCAACGATGGAATTAttgtagagaatatgtggtaaccctaatgggtggagggaggaccaatttatagaggttatgacttaatctggtacgtccatcaagtaaccaatgtacggacgagatctattccttattaaatattatttatggtattacttgggttacaagtaaacttgggccagaagtaagaaataattaataataattcttacattcTCCCACTTGGCCCAATGAccatataacattaatatttaataaacattAGTTGCGCATACAATAAATCTCTTCTATAATGTCTATCATACATACCACAATATAACAAACTACTAATGCGAGTTATGATGgttgatcataaattttaagctacatacttccttccatatactactacattagcaacttatcatactaggttcataagctataaaacatataacattATGGTCCACAATAATGTCTCATAGAGACTTATCTTGTAATATCTCAAGACAATAATGTATACACCATtatgagaaacaagaaattcaTTAATGTATATCAGAAACACATAATTTGAGCTCAGAGTGTAAAACATCATAAATGTATCAATCATAAGTACAATCAAGACCCATTCTTTGAACATGTTTTTTAAATGTCTTTGGTTGTAAGCCTTTTGTTGACAGATCTGCAATCATGAGATCAGTTCtaatattctcaagtaacactctttgtttctgaacttcttccttAACAGTAAAGTATTTTAATTCCATATGTTTGGCACATTTGGAGTACTTATCGTTCTTGGAGAAGAATATTGTTGCAGCattatcacaataaattttcagcGGCTTGGTAATGGTGTCGACAACCCCAAGTCCTGAAATGAAGTTTCGCAGccataatgcatgaattgtggCTTTATAACATGCCACAAACTTTCTTTGCAACCCTTTCATTAATCCATTCCAGGATTACTTTGATATCTTCCTAGCATTTCGACTACAAAACTAATATCCGGTCTTGTGCAAGTTtgaacatacatcaaacttccaacAATAGAAGATGAAGGAATTTATTTCATTTCGTTTCGTTCTACATCATTCTTTGggcattgcatgagattaaatttgtcccatttttttttgaataggAACTATTCTTAATTGTTCATGTTAAATCTCTCTAGAACTCTTTTGATATAACCTTTTTGAGACAGTCCCAATAATTCTTGTGATCTATCACGAAATATTTCTATCCCTATCACATAGGATGTCTCATccatatctttcatttcaaagttCATAGAGAGAAAGTCTTTCATCTCACGCAATATGCCTAAATCATTAGCAGCAAgtaaaatgtcatcaacatataggactgaaaatataaacttactcCCACTTATTTTTTGGTATATACACCGATCAACGGTAATCTCCTTAAATCCTAAAGATAATATGGTatcattaaactttatataCCATTATTGTGAGGCTTGTTTGAGTCAATATATTGACTTCTTTAGCTTACACAccatttgatcttttcctttaatttcGAAACTCTCTGGTTGGTCCATATAAACATCCTTCTCGAGGTCTCCATTAAGAAAGacagttttcacatccatttgatgtaactctaaatcataatgaGCTACCAAGGCCAAAACAATTCTTAATGAGTCTTTCTTTGAGACTGGTGAAAAGGTCTCTTTATAATCAATGCCTCCTTTTTGAGTGTATCCCTTGGAAACAAGTCTAGCTTTATATCATTCAATATTACCATTAGAATTGCGTTTGGTCTTGAAGACCGATCTACACCCGATTCTTTTAGAATTTTCTGGTAATTGAACATGATCCCAGACTTTGTTGTATTCCATGGATTTTAACTCTTCATTATAGCATCAATCCATTTATTAGACTCAGTACTTTCTATGGCCTGTGAAAATGAAACCGGATCTTTATTAATTCTGATGTCAAAATCTCACTCTTGTAAATAAATCACAAAATCATCTGAAATGGCCTATTTTCTTAATGGCACTGTTTGTGGTTCATTTGCATTAGATACTTGCGAGTTAGTTCCTTTTTGAAGTGTTTCACCCAAATGTTGTTCAACATTGTTAAAGTATTCTTCAACAAGTGGAACAACATTTGTGATTGGTGCGAAAGTAGGTACATTCATGGGCAATGAAATATTTACCCTTACCTCATTAATTTCCACACTTTGTCGTTCAACACTCCCACTAACTTCACCATTCTCAAGGAATTTTGCAAATGGATTTGGACATTGTTCGGATTCGTTATACTTTCCATAAGATTCACCACCTCTATCTGACCTAATGATTTTCACTTTTCTATCTAAttgtctttcaacctcattaatGTACACTTTGAGAGAGTCCGCTgcttgagatttttctttcaacaaatagaTAAATCCATAACGTGAAAAATCATCGATAaaggtgataaaatatttttctccaccAAAAGATGGAACATCAAAGGGTCCGCAAATATCACTGTGTATAATTTCAAGAAGTTGAGTCCTCCTTGTGGCACCTTTCTTGATATGTTTGGTTTGCTTTCCTTTAATGCAATCCAAACATATATCAAGatcaacaaaattcaaattcagaagaatttcattctttattgATCTTTTTAATCGTTCTTTGGATACATGACCCAAACGTTTATGTCACAAATAAGCAGAACTTTCATTTAGTGAACTACATTTAATTCCAACATTTTGATGAATAGTAAGCAGAGATTcagaaaaattattatcaaGTCTCAATCTATATAAACCATCAATAAGAACACCAGAACcataaaaaatagtattcttatataaattgaaacatctATGTCCAAACTTAAAATCAAATCCAGAAACATCAAGTCTTGAAAGGGAAATCAAATTCTtagaaactgaaggaacataaaGAGTCTGTAATAGATCAAGGTGATGTCCAGTCTCCAAGATCAATCGAAAAGTCCCTATGCCTTCAATTTGAGCCTTCATGCGATTTCCCATGAACACGTAATCCTTATTTGGATTTGTAGTTTGGATCGTTGTGAATCCCTGCAACATAGTGGATACATGAGTAGTTGCACCAGAATCAAGCCACCAAGTATTATTAGGAACTTCTactaaatttgatttgaaacaTACAAAAGCACTAAATGTATCTTTCTTTTCAAACCAAGCTTTACGTTTCAGGCAATTTTTCTGATAGTGTCCTTCTTTTTTACAGAAACGACACACATCAACCTTGAGTTCCTTATGAGCATCATGTGAAACTTTAGCAGgtgctttctttttcttaaacttgttgGCCTTTACTTTAAGTCCTTTACCATTTCCTTGACCCATGAGGTTAATGAAATGACCTCCCTATTTCTTAAGTCTTGACTCCTCTTGAGTAAGCATACTGGACAATTCACTAACATCTCACTTATCCTTAATTGTGTTATAGTTAATTTGGAATGGTCTATACTCAAGAGGCAATGAGTTCAGAATAAACTGAACCAAGAAGGTGTCATCCACTTTCATCCCCAAAGTCCGAAGTCTTGCTGCAATGTTAGTCATCTCAATGATATGATTTTGCATACTACGAGACCTATCAAACTTCATGGTCGTGGTTCAGCCATTAGTGTAGAACGAAAACATTCTTCCACAAACTTCAGGTATTCCCTGGCACTTTCTATTTGTTGAATAATACTCTTAATGTTGTTAGCAACAGTCATTCGCATGAACATAAGGCTTAATCTGTTAGAGCGAtcccatgatttatgaaaagacttctcATCCTCACTGCTCTTATCAGTAATGGCAGTAGGTTTGTCATTCAGTAGAGCCAAGTCAAGATCCATCACACCTAAGTAAAACTGGACTTGTTCATGCCATTCAGAGAAGTTCAATCCATTGAACACAGTAACAGACGAAGCATGCGAATGAAGAGGAATAACtgcaaaatagatatacatgctcaCAAACcagaaaataatgtgaatttAGTAAAGCgataaaaatatatcgtaaTTCTCCTTTGGGTAGATATTACGAcatattatcataatttaaatgtcaattttatctttaataggtaattgaatattttttaatcaaacatatacgacatctttggatatacaatatatgtttgattaaaagatattaatttacctcataattttcaaattcttaAGTTCTAGCAATAGTGAACGTCAATTTATCTATCTATTTTTCAATATAGGCATTTAATTAATCTTCATAGAcaaatgacaattttatgaaTGCATATTTTCTCTTAACCAtactagtttggccactttggtgactaacaagcTATATGAATACAAATGCATACATAATCTCATAAAGTTTTGTGCATGTGAATAACTTTAAACAttttagtttggccactttggtgactagcAAACTATAGAAGCATAATACATGCATCAAATGATCATAAACAAGATAAGTGTAGACgttaatttctctagtttggccactttggtgactaacaaactatagaaacataatacatgGATCAAGTGATCATAAACATGATAAGTGTAGACgttaatttctctagtttgaccactttggtgactaacaaactatagaaacataatacatgcatcaagtgATCATAAACATGATATGTGTAGACGTTAATTTctttagtttggccactttggtgactaacaaactatataaatacaaagcacacataatatcataaaattttgtacatgtgaataattttatacattttagtttggtcactttggtgactaacaaactatagaaacataatacatgcatcaGGTTGAAAAACCAGACCCAGTCTCTCTTGGAATATTGAATATGCcaataaataatgaattgtaCTAATCCACATATGTCAAGtgatcataaatattatatatgtaaacattaatttatgtagtttggccactttggtgactaacaaactatattgCATTAAGTACacacatattatttattgcTCAGTATAACGATCACTTTAATTTATTGCACaatctaaaacaaaacataattattaCATTATGGAAAGATTAAAATAAGAGTCCAAACGCCTTAAATAGTCAAGCACAAAATTACGCTACTACAATTGAATTTAATAATAAgtttaaacataattttaatttgtcaaaCTATAGATGGTATCCACAATATATTCATTAAACGATCAAGATGCCATTGTACATGAACTTTGACCAAATATATCTAATATATAGAATATTCAATAGTATTTAAATTAGTCAGACCAAACTGATtgactaaaaagaaattaaggCATACAAACTGCTCAACTTTAGTTAACACGGTTAAAGtagtgttaatttttttattttaagaaaaaaactttaattgACATATTATATTACGTAGTCATATCTAATATGATGCTTAGACCCAATAACAAATAGTCCGCTGATGcccttgatatatatatatatatatatatatatattttatttgaattagttGCAGAAGATATACGAAGATTATCCGTTCAAACAATCCAGACTCTGA
This region includes:
- the LOC125877287 gene encoding uncharacterized protein LOC125877287 — encoded protein: MSSASVIPLHSHASSVTVFNGLNFSEWHEQVQFYLGVMDLDLALLNDKPTAITDKSSEDEKSFHKSWDRSNRLSLMFMRMTVANNIKSIIQQIESAREYLKFVEECFRSTLMAEPRP